The Leguminivora glycinivorella isolate SPB_JAAS2020 chromosome 1, LegGlyc_1.1, whole genome shotgun sequence genome includes a region encoding these proteins:
- the LOC125233473 gene encoding uncharacterized protein LOC125233473, whose amino-acid sequence MSKAFLKSKIDKGVKQGDPLSLKLFASTLEHAFRKLAAGWENRGVEVGGSRLTNLRSADDIVLFSTSATELESILQQLSTVCQRVMERSILGVKLTDRIRNSILRSKTKVADVALTAAKLKWDWAGHICRMPNDL is encoded by the exons AATAGATAAAGGCGTCAAACAGGGTGATCCGCTGTCTCTCAAATTATTTGCTTCGACCTTGGAACACGCCTTCCGCAAGCTAGCGGCTGGCTGGGAGAACAGGGGTGTTGAAGTCGGTGGTAGTCGGCTAACAAACCTTCGCTCTGCTGACGACATCGTCCTTTTCTCAACGTCGGCAACAGAACTCGAAAGCATACTCCAACAGCTGAGCACG GTTTGCCAGAGGGTGATGGAGCGCAGCATCCTTGGTGTCAAACTGACTGACAGGATTAGAAACTCCATCTTGCGCTCCAAAACCAAAGTAGCCGACGTAGCCCTGACAGCTGCtaagcttaaatgggactgggccggacACATCTGTCGCATGCCAAACGACCTGTAG